GCCAAGGACGCCGGGATGCGCTACATCGTCATCACGTCCAAGCACCACGAGGGCTACGCGATGTGGCCGACGAAGGTCAACGACTGGAACCTGCGCGACCACTCCTCCTTCGACAAGAACCGCGACATCCTCGCCGAGCTGAAGACGGCGTCCGACGACGCGGGCATCAAGCTCGGCTTCTACTACTCGATCTGGGACTGGCACGACAAGGACTTCCCGGATCCGGCGACGTTCCCGAAGTACGAGAAGCGCATGTACGCGCAGCTCAAGGAGCTCGTCGACACGTACGACCCGGCGCTGCTCTGGTTCGACGGCGAGTGGGACACCGACAAGCCGCACAACCCCTGGACGGCGAGGGACGGCGAGAAACTGGAGTCCTACCTCCGCGGGCTCGACCCCGACCTCGTCATCAACAACCGCGTCGGAAAGCGCCGCGTCGTCGACGGCGACTACGGAACCCCCGAGCAGGAGATCCCCGGCGCACCCGTCGACGGCCAGCTGTGGGAGTCGTGCATGACCCTCAACGACCACTGGGGGTACGCGCGTCACGACGAGAACTGGAAGTCGGCACAGACCCTGACCCGCAACCTCCTCGCCACGACGTCCCGCAGCGGCAACTACCTCCTCAACGTCGGCCCGGATGCCCGGGGCCGCGTCCCGCAACCGTCCGTCGACCGCCTCCGGCAGATGGGCGACTGGCTGCGCACGGCGGGCCAGGGTGAAGCGGTCCACGGCGCACGCTACGGCGGCCTGGTCGAGGAACCGGCCTGGGGCCACGTGAGCCGCAAGGGCGACAAGCTGTACGCGGCGGTCACGCGGTGGCCCGCGGCGGGCGGTTCCCTGCACCTCAAGGCACGCACGGCGAACCTCCAAGTGAAGTCGGCGCGGGTCCTCGGCAGCGACCAGAAGGTGACGGTCACCCGGTCGGGCGACGGCTACGACATCGCCCCGTCGGGCGCCGCCACGAACGACACTGCGACGGTCGTCGAACTGCGGGTCGACCCCGGTCCGACGGCACGCCACGGCCGCGGCAAGGGCCTCAAGCAGGAGATCTTCGACAACGAGAACCTCGAAGGCCCCCCGAGGATCACCCGCACCGACGCCACCCTCAATCACGCCTGGAAGTACACCGGCTCCCCGGCCGCGTCGATCCCCGCGGACCGGTTCAGTGTCCGCTGGACGGGATCGGTCGAGCCGCGCCGCTCGGAGACGTACACGCTCACGACCGTCTCCGACGACATGGCCCGCGTCCGGATCGACGGCAAGCTGGTCATCGACTCGTGGACGCCGCACGAGCCGAAGCTCGACAAGGCGGAGGTGCGGCTGACCGCCGGGAAGCGGCACTCGATCAAGGTCGAGTACGCGGAGCGGACGGGCGAGGCGCACCTGAAGCTGCTGTGGTCGAGCCCGGGCCAGGAACAGCAGGTCATCCCCCGGTCGCAGTTGTACGCCCGATGACGTCTGCCCGGTGAGTTTGCGGTGAAACGGGCCTCAGGTCCCTGGGATCAGGGACTTGGGGCCATGTTCGTGAGGACCATCAGCGGGCACTTTCCCTGACCTGGGTTGGCAATGTTGATCGACGGTTGACGATCGACGTCCGACCCGACGGACCCACGTGCCGACAGAGAGAGTGACTGACCAGTGAGCGCGCCCGAAGCCCCTGAAACACCGGCAGCGCCGGCTCCCGAAGCCGTGGCACGGCACCGGGCGCTCTTCCGGGCGATCCACCGCCGCAAGAACCCGCGCCTGCGCCAGACGGACATCACCGTCACCGAGGAGGCCCAGGTCAAGCGCGCGGTGAAGGCGACCGCGCTGGGCAACGCGATGGAGTGGTACGACTTCGGTGTCTACGCGTACCTCGCCGTCATCATCGGCAAGGAGTTCTTCCCGTCCGGGAACGACACCGCGCAGACCCTCTCCTCCCTGGCGACCTTCGCCGCGGCCTTCCTGGTGCGCCCCATCGGTGGCATGTTCTTCGGCCCGCTCGGCGACCGCGTGGGCCGCAAGAAGATCCTCGCGCTCACCATGATCATGATGTCGACGGCGACGCTGGCGATCGGTCTGATCCCGAGCTACGCGTCGATCGGCGTCTGGGCGCCGATCCTCCTGGTCCTCTGCCGCATGGTGCAGGGGTTCTCGACGGGCGGGGAGTACGGGGGTGCCGCGACGTTCATCGCGGAGTACGCGCCCGACAAGCGCCGCGGTTTCTGGGGCTCGTTCCTGGAGTTCGGCACGCTGATCGGCTACACGGTCGCGGCGGTCCTCGTCACCTCCCTCACCGTGGGGCTCAGTGACGACGCGATGCAGTCCTGGGGCTGGCGCATCCCGTTCCTGGTGGCGGCGCCGCTCGGCCTCATCGGCCTCTACCTGCGGCTGAAGCTCGACGAGTCGCCCGCCTTCCAGAAGATGGCGGAGGCGGAGAGCGGACCGGCCGCCGAACGCGACAAGAAGTCCTTCAAGGACTCCTTCTTCGGCCAGTGGCGCGCGATGCTGCTGTGCATCGCGCTGGTCGCGGCGTTCAACGTCACCGACTACATGCTCCTCTCCTACATGCCGACGTACCTCACGCAGCTCGGCTTCGGTGAGACCGGCGGCCTGATGTCGATCGTCATCGTCATGCTGATCCTGATGGCGCTGATCAACTCCGTCGGCCGCCTCTCCGACCGCATCGGCCGCAAGCCGGTCCTGATGGCGGGCTCGGTGGGCTTCTTCGTCCTCGCCCTCCCCGCGTTCCTCCTCATCAAGCAGGGCGGAACGCTCGCGGTCTTCGCGGGCCTGCTGATCCTCGGCCTGGCCCTGGTCTGCTACCTGGGCGTCATGTCCTCGTCCCTGCCCGCCCTCTTCCCGACGGACGTCCGCTACGGGTCGCTCTCCATCGGCTTCAACATCTCCGTCTCGCTCTTCGGCGGCACGACCCCGCTGGTGGTCGCCGCACTGATCGGCGCGACCGGCAACGATCTGATGCCCGCGTTCTACACGATGCTCGCCGGACTCGTCGGCATCATCGCGGTAGCCGCGATGAAGGAGACGGCCCGCAAGCCGCTGGAGGGCTCACCGCCTTCGGTGGCGACGGACGAGGAGGCGCGGGAGCTGGTGGAGGCGCAGCGGGTGTCCTGAGGCAGGTGTCGCTCGTGAGGCGTTGCGTGTTTCGGGTTCGGTGGCTGCGGTGGTGCTGCTCTTGGCCGCGCCCTGGGTCATGCGGGGGTTCGGGGCGGAGGGCGCGGTGGCGGACGCGGGGGCGTTGTACCTGCGGTGCCTCGGCCCGTACTTGGTGCTGCTCGCGTGTTTCATCGGTGTGGCCGGGGTCTACGAGGGCAGCGGCGACAGCCCGTCGCTGGCCCGCATCACGACGGGTGGTGTGGTGGTGCAACTGTCCCTTGCGTACGCACTGTTGGGGTACGGGCTCCCCGGCATTTGCGTGGCGATGGCGTGCGCGGCGGGTTTG
The sequence above is a segment of the Streptomyces sp. Je 1-369 genome. Coding sequences within it:
- the proP gene encoding glycine betaine/L-proline transporter ProP, whose amino-acid sequence is MSAPEAPETPAAPAPEAVARHRALFRAIHRRKNPRLRQTDITVTEEAQVKRAVKATALGNAMEWYDFGVYAYLAVIIGKEFFPSGNDTAQTLSSLATFAAAFLVRPIGGMFFGPLGDRVGRKKILALTMIMMSTATLAIGLIPSYASIGVWAPILLVLCRMVQGFSTGGEYGGAATFIAEYAPDKRRGFWGSFLEFGTLIGYTVAAVLVTSLTVGLSDDAMQSWGWRIPFLVAAPLGLIGLYLRLKLDESPAFQKMAEAESGPAAERDKKSFKDSFFGQWRAMLLCIALVAAFNVTDYMLLSYMPTYLTQLGFGETGGLMSIVIVMLILMALINSVGRLSDRIGRKPVLMAGSVGFFVLALPAFLLIKQGGTLAVFAGLLILGLALVCYLGVMSSSLPALFPTDVRYGSLSIGFNISVSLFGGTTPLVVAALIGATGNDLMPAFYTMLAGLVGIIAVAAMKETARKPLEGSPPSVATDEEARELVEAQRVS
- a CDS encoding MATE family efflux transporter — translated: MAAVVLLLAAPWVMRGFGAEGAVADAGALYLRCLGPYLVLLACFIGVAGVYEGSGDSPSLARITTGGVVVQLSLAYALLGYGLPGICVAMACAAGLQCGALTRVRGGRRTRRTPPRRGGPGRVGGRRGSWSRVRGG
- a CDS encoding alpha-L-fucosidase: MRRRATGLALFLAAALAGTAVPAATAVTDAAPKPSKIAGPGTDHAADDPFTADRTNWFRQDRFGMFIHFGAYSNLEGEYRRPDGSTCRNAEWIKRECDIPMEEYEQQAQNFNPADFDAKAVVKAAKDAGMRYIVITSKHHEGYAMWPTKVNDWNLRDHSSFDKNRDILAELKTASDDAGIKLGFYYSIWDWHDKDFPDPATFPKYEKRMYAQLKELVDTYDPALLWFDGEWDTDKPHNPWTARDGEKLESYLRGLDPDLVINNRVGKRRVVDGDYGTPEQEIPGAPVDGQLWESCMTLNDHWGYARHDENWKSAQTLTRNLLATTSRSGNYLLNVGPDARGRVPQPSVDRLRQMGDWLRTAGQGEAVHGARYGGLVEEPAWGHVSRKGDKLYAAVTRWPAAGGSLHLKARTANLQVKSARVLGSDQKVTVTRSGDGYDIAPSGAATNDTATVVELRVDPGPTARHGRGKGLKQEIFDNENLEGPPRITRTDATLNHAWKYTGSPAASIPADRFSVRWTGSVEPRRSETYTLTTVSDDMARVRIDGKLVIDSWTPHEPKLDKAEVRLTAGKRHSIKVEYAERTGEAHLKLLWSSPGQEQQVIPRSQLYAR